From the Syntrophorhabdaceae bacterium genome, the window CGGCCGTATCGTCAGGACAGGACAGGGAGCTTTCCGGACCACCTTTTCCGCGACGCTTCCTATAAGGATATGTTCAATGCCGCTTCGTCCATGGGTTCCCATGACGATGAGATCAATCGCTTCGGTCTTCACGTAATCAATAATCTCGACAAAGGTAACGCCGGTCTTTGTGATCTTCTTGACCGGAATATCTATTTTTTTGATGATCTTATTGAAGTCTCTGTCTACTTCAACACCGATGTTATTTTCAATTGCTACAAGATTTTCCGGGGTAAGAAAGGATTCATAGGGTGTAAAGTAATTGAGATTCGGTATGACATGGA encodes:
- a CDS encoding universal stress protein, whose product is MFKKIVCPVDFSEFTEEIVTYAVSIAKKFNAELHLFHVIPNLNYFTPYESFLTPENLVAIENNIGVEVDRDFNKIIKKIDIPVKKITKTGVTFVEIIDYVKTEAIDLIVMGTHGRSGIEHILIGSVAEKVVRKAPCPVLTIRPKNKSFQMP